The Geobacter sp. genomic sequence ATCAAAGCCATAACGGGAGGGGCACTGGAGCTTGGTCCGTGGGAGCAGGTATTTTACGGGGAGTATGACGGGAAGCGTCGGAAGCGTGTGCTGGTCAAGATCATCGGTGAGTGAGGACGGTCGCAGGAGGTTCGGCTGCCGCAGGCGGCCGGGGCGTTTCGGGTAAAAAAAAGCCCCGCATCTTTCCAGGTGCGGGGCTTTTCTTATTAATTCCCGGCGGCGACCTACTCTCCCACATAGTTACCCATGCAGTACCATCGGCCCTGAGGGACTTTACTTCCGTGTTCGGGATGGGAACGGGTGTGACCCCCTCGGCATTGCCACCGAGAAACTCTGCGGCTTCGGCTAAGGGCCGGCTGCGGCGTTGCCTGCGTCGCATCTTGTTCACCGTAGCGCTGCTACGCCTCACAATCTGCTCCTTGGCTGCCTTGCATCCGACTCCTTATCCTGTGCCGGTGGGCACAGGTAAAGCCTGATCGTATCTCGGCAATCGCATAGTTTCTGTAGCAGGCGTTTGTTCGTTTGGATTGCTTGCTGGTTCGGGGGTGGGGTTACCACCCCCGTGCCAGATTTCTTTTTTTATGGTCAAGCCTCACGGCCGATTAGTACCGGTCAGCTGAGTACATTACTGTACTTACACACCCGGCCTATCAACGTTGTAGTCTCCAACGGGCCTTTAGGGGTTGTTACACCCAGGGATACCTAGTCTTGAAGGAGGCTTCCCGCTTAGATGCTTTCAGCGGTTATCCTTTCCGCACATAGCTACCCAGCCATTGCCCCTGGCGGGACAACTGGAACACTAGCGGTGCGTCCATCCCGGTCCTCTCGTACTAAGGACAGCTCTTCTCAAGTATCCTACGCCCACGGTAGATAGGGACCAAACTGTCTCACGACGTTTTAAACCCAGCTCGCGTACCGCTTTAATTGGCGAACAGCCAAACCCTTGGGACCTACTTCAGCCCCAGGATGCGATGAGCCGACATCGAGGTGCCAAACCTCCCCGTCGATGTGAACTCTTGGGGGAGATCAGCCTGTTATCCCCGGAGTACCTTTTATCCGTTGAGCGACGGCCCTTCCATACAGAACCGCCGGATCACTAAGACCTACTTTCGTACCTGCTCGACTTGTGGGTCTCGCAGTCAAGCTCCCTTATGCCTTTACACTCTACGGCTGGTTTCCAATCAGCCTGAGGGAACCTTCGCGCGCCTCCGTTACTCTTTGGGAGGCGACCGCCCCAGTCAAACTACCCACCAGACAGTGTCCCCGACCCGGATGACGGGCCTAGGT encodes the following:
- a CDS encoding YjbQ family protein, with product IKAITGGALELGPWEQVFYGEYDGKRRKRVLVKIIGE